The Saimiri boliviensis isolate mSaiBol1 chromosome 10, mSaiBol1.pri, whole genome shotgun sequence genomic sequence TCCGCGTCAGCAGCTGCTCTTCACCTTTGCCCCTCGGTGGCGGCTGCCAAGCGCACCAAAGGCCCAGGGGTGTAAAGCTGGGGGCGCAGAGGGAGAGGGCGACGCTGTCCTCTGGAGAATGGGGCGTGGGCCTCGCAGTGTCGGCTCTGGAAGTCCCGCCGGCCGcgggaggggcagggcagggtcaGCTCGCGGCTGCACTTGGGCAAGAAAGAGCTGTGGCTGTGGCCGCCTGCGCCGCGTCCCTCCTGTGGCACAAGGGGCCGGTGAAGGGGCGACCTCCTTTCTGACTCTCTGAGCTAATGAGGGGCCGAGCCTCCAGGCCCACCCGCTGCTGCGCGCTCGCCGCTCCCCACGCCGCGCGGCCCCTTTCCCCTGCAGGCCAGGTCAGCGTGGCCTCCGGCCGGGCTCGCAGGGCGCAGACCCCAGGCCCCCAGGGCGCCCACTGCGGGCGGGACGCGGGCAGTGCACGCTGTGCCCGGGTGGCCACCGAGGGGACGCGAGGCCACCGCCTGCAGCCTCTCCCCGCGCCGCCCGCCAGGACCCGTCGGGCCTCAGAGGGGCAGCGTGGGCCAGGCCCGCCCCAGACCTGCCACGTCCGCTACCACTGCACCCACTTTCTGCTGCCCTCATCGGTCCTCGCAGCTGTCCCTGCTCCTCCCCCTGAGGCAAAACGGTACCAGAGGGCATCCTGGCGAGGTCATGGCCACCCGCCCATGATTCTAGAAGAGACTCAATCCTGTTTAAGAGGTTGAGCTCCCCAGGCGCTATTAAAGTTAAGTTTTTGGTGGCCTTTTATAAGGAAATTGCTAATCACACAGAATTTAGCCTCTGATCGGCCAGACATTTAAACGGCGCAGAGTAAAACCTTCCATTTTTAACATCCACTCTGGTGTTTGCTGGAAATTTGCCACTGATTTTAGGCTCGAGTTGAAGGTTACCAGGATTTATCATTGTTTCCCCAGGATGTTTAACCCTCATGGGCTCCTCTTCTTTCATTTAagacacttggaaaaaaaaaaaattcttataagcGCTTTGGCCATTTTGTTTAAGAAATTTGTTTTAGCTCCTACGGTTTTGTAATccagaaatatttctgaaatgaggAGTGGGGAGGATTGGAGACAGAAAACAGCTGTGTACCGGGAAATAAGAAGTAGCATGCAAAAATATCACAGCTAATAGATGTCCTTTACGAGTGGAAATATCTATGTTTAATTGCCTTAAAAATGTGGGGTGGAAAAGCACAATTAGACATTGTgataacaaacctgtacagttAATTTCTGAATAATACAAAGCAAGTGCTGAAATTTTTTCTTGATGATTGAAATAATTGACCCCAAATTATGACATCAGccacccaaatatcatgttgCCCCATCTGCAAATACTTGAAGAGGAATGGTTACCAATTGAATGCATTTAGATTCattctgaataaaatgaaaattgcaTAGCTTTTTATATTGTTGCAAATGCATCTCCCGATATCATTGTCAGCTTAGTGATATtctcaataatttaaaatttccattttttaaagatacataatatataattccTAATAATTATAAACACATCATTTTACTCATCTGATTTTAATAACATGCATTTTATAATTACTGTACAACCAAAATAGACATTGAATTATgctgtgtgcatgtctttattCAAGAGTATATTCTTAGACATcttattcaaagaaattaaataaatttaaaagaaaagaaaaaggaaaaaaatccttccaGCAGAAACAGAATCACAGTGCTTTAcagacaaaaggaaaggaaaagttcTCATAcgaaaagagatttattattaCATAGAAAATTCTCACAATAGTTGAAACACACTTCAGAAACTAGTAAACACCTTAGATAGAGTTGTGCCAATTACTCAGCCCACAAGCATCTGCTTTGTCTTAATTAGACGGGGGAGGTGAATGAccactgtttattttcattttcctcattaatTATGAAAAACTGCATTTAATTCATCTTGCATGGTGAGAGATTGGCTGCGCAGATGTAAGTCGTAAGGGAAGTGGCTGTCGGTGGGCAACCTGAACATGGCACCCTGCCCAAGGGGACCCCTGGGTGGCACTGCACAGTAATGCATGCCGTAATTGTAATTTTTGCCATAGTCCAAGGTTTCTTCTTGCTTCAGGGAAAATATCCCATTATAGTTAATTGGGGGAGGACTTAAGGGACCTTCAAACTGAGGACTGGCACACTCAGGGGAAGTACTTTCATAGAAGGATTCATATGCACTGCAATAATTGTAGGGTTTCATGGACTTGGAATTATCAAGAGTCCCATGCCCTGGGGGCGTGGTGAGCTCAGGGCTGTGGTAGGGTGGGTAGAAGGTAGAGTAGGGTGACCTTGTGTGGTGCGCAGCCTCCCCACCCTGACCCATCAGAAAACTCCTGGCATTGAGCTGCAAGCAGCCTGCCACCAAGTTTGTAGTTGGCTGGGAAAGACCTTTGCATAAGTTTTGGACGAATGTGAGCAGATCTGGTCTCTTGCCGATTCTCAGAATTTCAGAAAGTGCCCAGATGTAGTTTTTGGCCAGTCGTAAAGTCTCTATTTTGGACAGTTTCTGGGTTTTAGAATAACAGGGGACCACTTTCCTTAAGTTGTCCAGAGCGTCGTTGAGGCCATGCATCCTGTTCCTCTCGCGGGCGTTCGCTTCCTGTCTCCTGAACTTGACCCTTTCCAATCGGAGcttggttgtcttttttttcctaagaccCCTCCTTCTAGGCAATCcatttt encodes the following:
- the NEUROD6 gene encoding neurogenic differentiation factor 6; this encodes MLTLPFDESVVMPESQMCRKFSRECEDQKQIKKPESFSKQIVLRGKSIKRAPGEETEKEEEEEDREEEDENGLPRRRGLRKKKTTKLRLERVKFRRQEANARERNRMHGLNDALDNLRKVVPCYSKTQKLSKIETLRLAKNYIWALSEILRIGKRPDLLTFVQNLCKGLSQPTTNLVAGCLQLNARSFLMGQGGEAAHHTRSPYSTFYPPYHSPELTTPPGHGTLDNSKSMKPYNYCSAYESFYESTSPECASPQFEGPLSPPPINYNGIFSLKQEETLDYGKNYNYGMHYCAVPPRGPLGQGAMFRLPTDSHFPYDLHLRSQSLTMQDELNAVFHN